The proteins below come from a single Salinilacihabitans rarus genomic window:
- a CDS encoding 2,5-diamino-6-(ribosylamino)-4(3H)-pyrimidinone 5'-phosphate reductase, with translation MHVVVNVAMSADGKLSTRRREQVRISGDEDFARVDRLRADSDAVVVGVGTVLADDPHLTVKDPALRERRREAGRSENPARVVVDSRARTPPDARVLDDEATTYLCTSEAAPVDARAALADRARLVTAGDDRVDLLRAFAALQAEGLERVMVEGGGELIFSLFDAGLVDELSAFVGPTVIGGRDAPTPADGEGFVEAFPELALEDVERLDDGVLLSWRVAD, from the coding sequence ATGCACGTCGTCGTCAACGTCGCGATGAGCGCCGACGGGAAGCTCTCGACGCGCCGGCGCGAGCAGGTGCGGATCAGCGGCGACGAGGACTTCGCTCGCGTCGACCGCCTGCGGGCCGACAGCGACGCCGTCGTCGTCGGCGTCGGCACCGTCCTCGCGGACGACCCGCACCTCACCGTCAAGGACCCGGCCTTGCGCGAGCGCCGCCGCGAGGCCGGCCGATCCGAGAACCCCGCCCGTGTCGTGGTCGACTCCCGCGCGCGGACCCCGCCCGACGCGCGGGTCCTCGACGACGAGGCGACGACGTACCTCTGTACGAGCGAGGCCGCACCGGTCGACGCCCGGGCCGCGCTCGCCGACCGGGCGCGGCTGGTCACCGCCGGCGACGACCGGGTCGACCTCCTGCGAGCGTTCGCCGCGCTGCAGGCGGAGGGGCTGGAGCGGGTCATGGTCGAGGGCGGCGGCGAACTCATCTTCTCGCTGTTCGACGCCGGCCTCGTCGACGAACTCTCGGCGTTTGTCGGGCCGACGGTGATCGGCGGGCGAGACGCGCCGACGCCCGCCGACGGCGAGGGGTTCGTCGAGGCGTTCCCGGAACTCGCCCTCGAAGATGTCGAGCGACTGGACGACGGCGTCTTGCTCTCGTGGCGCGTGGCCGACTGA
- a CDS encoding RPA family protein has translation MSSNGERPGREVAYRLFAAEYDDASLSHAESDEERAPNYVITPTGARVNRLFAVGTLTEVTRVNDEMLRARVVDPTGAFVVYAGQYQPDELATLERLDPPAFVAVTGKARTFQPEDSDVVYTSIRPESVATVDGDTRDRWVVGAAERTVERVGAYAAAAELDASGEALTDALLEAGVDRSLARGIPLAQQHYGTTPAYLDGLRDLAVEAAEVVAGERDQVERFDRQPGDASPDAAGFAALADAAVASAATGAEVEATAADVGGEEPASESADASADAEADGETGASAAEASAGEPDAADGDGTEAEPATAEFDESTDVAAADDDLDELGDFESDGLSGDEEAAEGMYEMGDEERERIEEEFGAEFTTGSEVDEPGEADIDVPEPEETAADAEEADAEEPGTDDERETPDGEGAEPEGTAAGADADEAAAEGEDVDEGAETEGAGEPAADVDLQDYVVETMTDLDDGDGADRETVLETVAADLGVAEDEVEAAIQEALMGGRCFEPDDETLKAI, from the coding sequence ATGAGTTCCAACGGCGAGCGACCCGGCCGCGAGGTCGCCTACCGGCTGTTCGCCGCCGAGTACGACGACGCCTCGCTCTCGCACGCCGAGAGCGACGAGGAGCGCGCGCCGAACTACGTGATCACGCCGACGGGCGCCCGGGTCAACCGGCTGTTCGCCGTCGGGACGCTCACCGAGGTGACGCGGGTCAACGACGAGATGCTGCGCGCCCGCGTCGTCGACCCGACGGGCGCGTTCGTCGTCTACGCCGGCCAGTACCAGCCGGACGAACTCGCGACCCTCGAACGGCTCGACCCGCCCGCGTTCGTCGCGGTGACGGGCAAGGCCCGGACCTTCCAGCCGGAGGACTCGGACGTCGTCTACACCTCGATCCGTCCCGAGAGCGTCGCGACCGTCGACGGCGACACCCGCGACCGCTGGGTCGTCGGCGCGGCCGAGCGGACCGTCGAGCGCGTCGGCGCCTACGCGGCCGCCGCCGAACTCGACGCCTCCGGCGAGGCGCTGACCGACGCGCTGCTTGAGGCCGGCGTCGACCGGAGCCTCGCGAGGGGGATTCCCCTCGCCCAGCAGCACTACGGGACGACCCCCGCCTACCTCGACGGACTGCGCGACCTCGCGGTCGAGGCCGCCGAGGTCGTCGCCGGCGAGCGCGATCAGGTCGAGCGCTTCGACCGCCAGCCCGGCGACGCGAGCCCCGACGCGGCGGGCTTTGCCGCCCTCGCGGACGCCGCGGTCGCGTCGGCCGCCACCGGGGCCGAGGTCGAGGCGACGGCGGCCGACGTCGGCGGCGAGGAACCCGCGAGCGAGTCCGCGGACGCGAGCGCGGACGCCGAGGCCGATGGCGAGACAGGGGCGAGCGCGGCCGAAGCGTCCGCTGGCGAACCGGACGCCGCCGACGGCGACGGGACCGAGGCCGAACCGGCGACCGCCGAGTTCGACGAGTCGACCGACGTCGCCGCGGCCGACGACGACCTCGACGAACTGGGCGACTTCGAGTCCGACGGCCTGAGCGGGGACGAGGAGGCCGCCGAGGGGATGTACGAGATGGGCGACGAGGAGCGCGAGCGGATCGAGGAGGAGTTCGGCGCCGAGTTCACGACGGGAAGCGAGGTCGACGAACCCGGGGAGGCCGACATCGACGTTCCCGAACCGGAGGAGACGGCCGCAGACGCCGAGGAAGCCGACGCGGAGGAGCCCGGAACCGACGACGAACGCGAGACGCCGGACGGCGAGGGAGCCGAGCCCGAAGGGACGGCGGCGGGAGCCGACGCCGACGAGGCCGCGGCGGAAGGCGAAGACGTCGACGAAGGGGCCGAGACCGAGGGCGCCGGCGAACCGGCCGCGGACGTCGACCTCCAGGACTACGTCGTCGAGACGATGACCGACCTCGACGACGGCGACGGTGCCGACCGCGAGACGGTCCTCGAGACGGTCGCCGCGGACCTCGGCGTCGCCGAGGACGAGGTCGAGGCGGCCATCCAGGAGGCGCTGATGGGCGGCCGGTGCTTCGAGCCGGACGACGAGACGCTGAAGGCGATCTGA
- a CDS encoding Single-stranded DNA binding protein, whose protein sequence is MDLEAHAEELASDLGVDKEEVKSDLQNLLEYSVPIDEAKGSLRRKYGDGSSGGGGAPSAKAIDDITTDDGNVTVSGVVLTAGKRSIRYQGDDHVIVEGRLADETGRIDYTAWEDFGLSPGDVITAGNAGVREWDGEPELNLGESTSLSFEDEPIDVPYEVGGEADLADLRTGDRAVTIEVRVLECERRTIDGRDGETEILSGVFGDESGRLPFTNWNPDPAIEEGASVRIENAYVREFRGVPEVNVSEFSTVTPLDRDVDVGDEAPTMEVGAAVATGGVYDVCLVGNLLAVRDGSGLIQRCPECNRVIQKGQCRTHGSVDGVDDLRVKAILDDGTGTVTVVLDDDLTEAVYGGDVDDAREEARDAMDQEAVADTIRETIVGREYRVRGHLSVDEYGANLDAVSFEESDDDPADRAAAFLSEVRA, encoded by the coding sequence ATGGATCTCGAAGCCCATGCCGAGGAACTCGCCTCCGACCTCGGCGTCGACAAAGAGGAGGTCAAATCCGACCTGCAGAACCTGCTCGAGTACAGCGTCCCGATCGACGAGGCCAAGGGGAGCCTCCGCCGGAAGTACGGCGACGGCTCCAGCGGCGGCGGGGGCGCCCCGTCAGCGAAGGCCATCGACGATATCACCACCGACGACGGGAACGTCACCGTCTCGGGCGTCGTCCTGACGGCGGGCAAACGGTCGATCCGCTACCAGGGCGACGACCACGTCATCGTCGAGGGACGGCTCGCCGACGAGACGGGCCGCATCGACTACACCGCGTGGGAGGACTTCGGCCTCTCGCCCGGCGACGTGATCACCGCGGGCAACGCCGGCGTCCGCGAGTGGGACGGCGAACCCGAACTCAACCTCGGCGAGAGCACCTCGCTGTCGTTCGAGGACGAACCGATCGACGTCCCCTACGAGGTCGGCGGCGAGGCGGACCTCGCCGACCTGCGGACGGGCGACCGCGCGGTGACAATCGAGGTGCGCGTCCTCGAGTGCGAGCGCCGGACGATCGACGGTCGCGACGGCGAGACGGAGATCCTGAGCGGCGTCTTCGGCGACGAGAGCGGTCGGCTCCCGTTTACCAACTGGAACCCCGACCCGGCGATCGAGGAAGGGGCGTCCGTCCGGATCGAGAACGCTTACGTCCGCGAGTTCCGCGGCGTCCCCGAGGTGAACGTCTCGGAGTTCTCGACGGTGACGCCGCTCGATCGCGACGTCGACGTCGGCGACGAGGCGCCGACGATGGAGGTCGGCGCGGCGGTCGCGACCGGCGGCGTCTACGACGTCTGTCTGGTCGGGAACCTGCTGGCCGTCCGCGACGGCTCCGGGCTCATCCAGCGCTGCCCGGAGTGCAACCGCGTCATCCAGAAAGGGCAGTGTCGCACCCACGGCAGCGTCGACGGCGTCGACGACCTGCGCGTGAAGGCGATCCTCGACGACGGCACCGGCACCGTCACCGTCGTCCTCGACGACGACCTCACCGAGGCGGTCTACGGCGGCGACGTCGACGACGCCCGCGAGGAGGCCCGCGACGCGATGGACCAGGAGGCGGTCGCCGACACCATCCGCGAGACGATCGTCGGCCGCGAGTACCGCGTCCGTGGTCACCTCTCGGTCGACGAGTACGGCGCGAACCTCGACGCCGTCTCCTTCGAGGAGAGCGACGACGACCCGGCCGACCGTGCCGCCGCCTTCCTCTCGGAGGTGCGGGCATGA
- a CDS encoding DEAD/DEAH box helicase: protein MTDGDAAAFARLGSTVRDALSERGFSTPTAPQRLAIPPLSAGEDTLVIAPTGSGKTETAMLPVFDDLVADPPAGFGALYVTPLRALNRDMRERLEWWGEYLDLEVDVRHGDTTQYRRGKQAEDPPDVLITTPETVQAMLTGERLREALADVSHVVVDEVHELAASKRGAQLSIGLERLRDLAGPFQRIGLSATVGDPEEVGQFLTGGRPCEVREIDVGSQLAVEVREPEVTPEDEELSGKLLTDAETASHVRFIRDLVAENESTLIFVNTRQTAEALGSRFTELDLPIGVHHGSLSKEARIDVEDRFKAGDLDALLCTSSMELGIDVGRVDHVIQYQSPRQVSRLLQRVGRAGHRRGEVSRGTIVTTRPDDTFEALAIARRAREGEVEPAWIHEGSLDVVANQIAGVVQSRGSTFVREVHETVTRAYPFRDLDEESFREVLSELHRNRIVWWNESEDRIETSGGTWQYVYSNLSMIPDEATYEVHDIASGSRIGTLDERFVVNFARPGEIFVQRGEMWRIAEIDDDEGRVKVTPIEDPTGEVPSWIGQEIPVPYDVAQEVGEIRDVAAAQLEAGADAAAVGRDLAGRYPGDAHTLTEACRELDAHVEAGAPMPTDARLVLERDGRTVVVNAHFGHKANETLGRVLSALLGQRAGSSVGLETDPYRIELEVPSSVATSDVIDVFEGTDPDHVETIVELGLKRSDALAFRLSQVSAKFGALKRWQGSGRMSNERLLAALSDTPMYEESIREVFHEDLDVDRASAVLAGLRAGDLALETTRGRTPVGLGGRSAGKELLAPENADASVIRTVRERLRDDRVILLCTHCKEWQSRTKVKRVPDQPECPNCGSTRIAALNPWADEVVQAVRAEKRDDEQREMTERAFRNANLVQSHGKKAVIALAARGVGPHNAARIINKLREDEDDFYRDILEREREYARTQAFWD from the coding sequence ATGACCGACGGGGACGCCGCCGCCTTCGCCCGACTCGGGTCGACGGTCCGTGACGCGCTCTCCGAACGCGGCTTCTCGACGCCGACGGCGCCGCAGCGACTCGCCATCCCGCCGCTGTCGGCCGGCGAGGACACGCTCGTGATCGCCCCTACCGGGAGCGGCAAGACCGAGACGGCGATGCTGCCCGTCTTCGACGACCTCGTCGCCGACCCGCCGGCGGGGTTCGGCGCGCTGTACGTCACGCCGCTGCGGGCGCTCAACCGCGACATGCGCGAGCGACTGGAGTGGTGGGGCGAGTACCTCGACCTCGAAGTGGACGTCCGCCACGGGGACACCACGCAGTACCGGCGGGGCAAGCAGGCCGAGGACCCGCCGGACGTACTGATCACGACGCCGGAGACCGTACAGGCGATGCTGACCGGCGAGCGCCTGCGCGAGGCGCTCGCGGACGTCTCCCACGTCGTCGTCGACGAGGTCCACGAACTCGCCGCCTCCAAGCGCGGCGCTCAGCTGTCGATCGGCCTCGAACGCCTGCGCGACCTCGCGGGGCCGTTCCAGCGGATCGGCCTCTCGGCGACCGTCGGCGACCCCGAGGAGGTGGGGCAGTTCCTGACGGGCGGCCGACCCTGCGAGGTACGCGAGATCGACGTCGGGAGCCAGTTGGCGGTCGAGGTCCGCGAGCCCGAGGTCACCCCCGAAGACGAGGAGCTGTCCGGGAAGCTGCTGACCGACGCCGAGACGGCGAGTCACGTGCGCTTCATCCGCGACCTCGTCGCCGAGAACGAGTCGACGCTGATCTTCGTCAACACCCGCCAGACGGCCGAGGCGCTCGGCTCGCGGTTCACGGAACTGGACCTGCCGATCGGCGTCCACCACGGCTCGCTCTCGAAGGAGGCACGCATCGACGTCGAGGACCGGTTCAAGGCGGGCGACCTCGACGCGCTGCTGTGTACGTCGTCGATGGAACTCGGGATCGACGTCGGCCGCGTCGACCACGTGATCCAGTACCAGAGCCCGCGGCAGGTCTCGCGGCTGCTCCAGCGGGTCGGCCGGGCGGGCCACCGCCGCGGCGAGGTCTCGCGGGGGACGATCGTCACGACGCGGCCCGACGACACCTTCGAGGCCCTCGCCATCGCCCGCCGCGCCCGCGAAGGCGAGGTCGAACCCGCGTGGATCCACGAGGGGAGCCTCGACGTCGTGGCCAACCAGATCGCGGGGGTCGTCCAGAGCCGCGGTTCGACGTTCGTCCGCGAGGTCCACGAGACGGTCACCCGGGCGTACCCCTTCCGCGACCTCGACGAGGAGTCGTTCCGGGAGGTGCTCTCCGAACTCCACCGCAACCGGATCGTCTGGTGGAACGAGAGCGAGGACAGGATCGAGACGAGCGGCGGCACCTGGCAGTACGTCTACTCGAACCTCTCGATGATCCCGGACGAGGCGACCTACGAGGTCCACGACATCGCCTCGGGGTCGCGGATCGGCACGCTCGACGAGCGGTTCGTCGTCAACTTCGCCCGGCCCGGCGAGATTTTCGTCCAGCGCGGGGAGATGTGGCGCATCGCCGAGATCGACGACGACGAGGGCCGCGTGAAGGTCACGCCCATCGAGGACCCCACCGGCGAGGTCCCGTCGTGGATCGGTCAGGAGATCCCCGTCCCCTACGATGTCGCCCAGGAGGTCGGCGAGATCCGGGACGTCGCCGCCGCCCAACTGGAGGCGGGCGCCGACGCCGCCGCGGTCGGCCGCGACCTCGCGGGCCGATATCCGGGCGACGCTCACACCCTGACGGAGGCCTGCCGGGAACTCGACGCCCACGTCGAGGCCGGCGCGCCGATGCCGACGGACGCCCGCCTCGTGCTCGAACGCGACGGGCGGACCGTCGTCGTCAACGCCCACTTCGGCCACAAGGCCAACGAGACGCTCGGCCGCGTGCTCTCGGCGCTGCTCGGCCAGCGGGCGGGGTCGTCGGTCGGCCTCGAAACGGACCCCTACCGGATCGAACTCGAAGTGCCGAGTTCGGTCGCGACGAGCGACGTCATCGACGTATTCGAGGGGACCGACCCCGACCACGTCGAGACCATCGTCGAACTCGGACTGAAGCGGTCGGACGCGCTCGCGTTCCGCCTCTCGCAGGTCTCGGCGAAGTTCGGCGCCCTGAAACGCTGGCAGGGGTCGGGCCGGATGTCCAACGAGCGGCTGCTCGCGGCCCTCTCGGACACGCCCATGTACGAGGAGTCGATCCGCGAGGTGTTCCACGAGGACCTCGACGTCGACCGCGCGAGCGCCGTCCTCGCCGGCCTCCGGGCGGGCGACCTCGCCCTCGAGACGACCCGCGGGCGGACCCCGGTGGGGCTGGGCGGCCGCTCGGCGGGCAAGGAACTGCTGGCGCCGGAGAACGCCGACGCGAGCGTCATCCGGACCGTCCGCGAGCGGCTTCGGGACGACCGGGTGATCCTCCTCTGTACGCACTGCAAGGAGTGGCAGTCGCGGACGAAGGTGAAACGCGTCCCCGACCAGCCGGAGTGTCCGAACTGCGGGTCGACCCGGATCGCGGCGCTCAACCCGTGGGCCGACGAGGTGGTGCAGGCGGTCCGCGCCGAGAAGAGAGACGACGAGCAACGCGAGATGACCGAGCGGGCGTTCCGGAACGCGAACCTCGTCCAGAGCCACGGCAAGAAGGCCGTGATCGCGCTGGCGGCCCGCGGCGTCGGCCCCCACAACGCCGCCCGGATCATCAACAAGTTACGCGAGGACGAGGACGACTTCTACCGCGACATCCTCGAACGCGAGCGCGAGTACGCGCGGACGCAGGCGTTCTGGGACTGA
- a CDS encoding CDC48 family AAA ATPase, whose product MTESDGGVTLTVRAAEKRDAGRGVARVPESARRRLGVLSGDTVTVEGERTTVAKLWPADPTAPENVVQIDADTRANAGVTVGDAVTVRTTDGSTLREATAVTLAPPPSLSNGERRRAEREAKRALRNRPVREGEQVRVEGVATAPFRVADTDPDGDVRITEATNVAVLPTDGEGEDAPRRSPSSSPASTATADADSRSGVTYEDIGGLDEELELVREMIELPLSEPELFQRLGVEPPSGVLLYGPPGTGKTLIARAVANEVDAHFVTISGPEIMSKYKGESEEKLRRTFEEAREEAPSIVFFDEIDSIAGARDDDADAENRIVGQLLTLMDGLDARGEVIVIGATNRVDSVDPALRRGGRFDREIQIGVPDVDGRREILEVHTRGMPLADDVSVERVAERTHGFVGADLDAVVSEAAMAAIRRRPADPDDRERWNRDPEVRKADFDAALAAVEPSAMREYVAESPTTDFSDVGGLGEAKRILRESVEWPLTYDRLFEATNTSPPSGVLLYGPPGTGKTLLARALAGETDVNFVHVDGPEIVDRYVGESEKAIRKVFERARQTAPSIVFFDEIDAIAGARGESHEVTERVVSQLLTELDGMSENPNLVVLAATNRRDAIDPALLRPGRLDTHVLVPDPDVDAREKILEVHARDKPLADDVDLAALAADLEGYTGADVEALVRDASMRAIREVADEYGPGAANERADEVVIERRHVDAAREAIDARE is encoded by the coding sequence ATGACCGAGTCGGACGGCGGCGTCACGCTGACGGTTCGCGCCGCGGAGAAGCGCGACGCCGGCCGCGGCGTCGCTCGCGTTCCGGAATCCGCGCGACGGCGGCTGGGCGTGCTGAGCGGCGACACCGTCACCGTCGAGGGCGAGCGGACGACGGTCGCGAAACTGTGGCCGGCGGACCCGACCGCCCCGGAGAACGTCGTCCAGATCGACGCCGACACCCGGGCGAACGCCGGCGTCACCGTCGGCGACGCGGTGACCGTCCGGACGACCGACGGCTCCACGCTCCGCGAGGCGACCGCGGTGACCCTCGCGCCGCCGCCGTCGCTGTCGAATGGGGAGCGGCGCCGCGCCGAACGCGAGGCCAAGCGGGCGCTGCGGAACAGGCCCGTCAGGGAGGGCGAACAGGTGCGGGTCGAGGGCGTCGCGACGGCGCCGTTCCGGGTCGCCGACACCGACCCCGACGGCGACGTCCGGATCACCGAGGCGACGAACGTGGCCGTCCTGCCGACCGACGGCGAGGGCGAGGACGCCCCCCGGCGGTCGCCGTCGTCGTCGCCGGCGTCGACGGCCACCGCGGACGCCGACTCGCGCTCCGGAGTCACCTACGAGGACATCGGCGGCCTCGACGAGGAACTCGAACTCGTCCGGGAGATGATCGAACTGCCGCTGTCGGAACCCGAACTGTTCCAGCGGCTGGGCGTCGAGCCACCCTCCGGCGTCCTGCTGTACGGCCCGCCCGGCACCGGCAAGACGCTGATCGCCCGCGCGGTCGCCAACGAGGTCGACGCCCACTTCGTCACCATCTCCGGCCCGGAGATCATGTCGAAGTACAAAGGCGAGAGCGAGGAGAAACTCCGCCGGACGTTCGAGGAGGCCCGCGAGGAGGCCCCCTCGATCGTCTTCTTCGACGAGATCGACTCCATCGCGGGCGCGCGCGACGACGACGCCGACGCCGAGAACCGCATCGTCGGCCAGTTGCTGACGCTGATGGACGGTCTCGACGCCCGCGGGGAGGTCATCGTCATCGGGGCGACCAACCGCGTCGACAGCGTCGACCCCGCCTTGCGCCGGGGCGGCCGGTTCGACCGCGAGATCCAGATCGGCGTCCCGGACGTCGACGGGCGCCGGGAGATCCTCGAAGTCCACACCCGCGGGATGCCGCTGGCCGACGACGTGAGCGTCGAGCGGGTCGCCGAGCGCACCCACGGCTTCGTCGGGGCCGACCTCGACGCGGTCGTCAGCGAGGCCGCGATGGCCGCGATCCGCCGCCGGCCGGCCGACCCCGACGACCGCGAGCGGTGGAACCGCGACCCCGAGGTCAGGAAGGCCGACTTCGACGCGGCGCTGGCGGCCGTCGAACCCTCCGCGATGCGCGAGTACGTCGCCGAGTCGCCGACCACCGACTTCTCCGACGTCGGCGGCCTCGGGGAGGCAAAGCGGATCCTCAGGGAGTCCGTCGAGTGGCCGCTGACCTACGATCGGCTGTTCGAGGCGACCAACACGAGTCCACCCTCCGGCGTCCTGCTGTACGGCCCGCCCGGCACCGGCAAGACGCTGCTCGCGCGGGCGCTGGCCGGCGAGACCGACGTCAACTTCGTCCACGTCGACGGCCCGGAGATCGTCGACCGCTACGTCGGCGAGAGCGAGAAGGCGATCCGGAAGGTGTTCGAGCGCGCCCGCCAGACCGCGCCGTCGATCGTCTTCTTCGACGAGATCGACGCCATCGCCGGCGCGCGCGGCGAGAGCCACGAGGTGACCGAGCGGGTCGTCTCGCAACTGCTGACGGAACTCGACGGGATGAGCGAGAACCCCAACCTCGTCGTCCTCGCGGCGACGAACCGCCGGGACGCCATCGACCCCGCCCTCCTGCGGCCGGGGCGGCTGGACACGCACGTCCTCGTCCCCGACCCGGACGTCGACGCCCGCGAGAAGATCCTCGAGGTCCACGCCCGCGACAAGCCGCTGGCCGACGACGTCGATCTGGCGGCGCTGGCGGCCGACCTCGAGGGGTACACTGGCGCGGACGTCGAGGCGCTCGTCCGCGACGCGTCGATGCGGGCGATCCGCGAGGTCGCCGACGAGTACGGCCCCGGGGCGGCCAACGAGCGCGCCGACGAGGTCGTGATCGAACGCCGCCACGTCGATGCCGCACGCGAGGCGATCGACGCCCGCGAGTGA
- a CDS encoding protein sorting system archaetidylserine decarboxylase, whose amino-acid sequence MNFAPGAWRYAIVPLAAAPFALLYSVGASAVALALGVATLAFFRDPERTPPPTGVVSPADGKVSVLREEGDRVRLGVFMNVHNVHVVRAPVAGAVREVEHAPGGYKPAFSKESDRNEKLHVRLDVEDPNLPAADEGAADDRATVTFIAGAFARRIHPYVEAGDGVERGERVGHIAFGSRVDVLFPPTVDESDLAVDVGERVAAGESVLVEAGSRAGFRTE is encoded by the coding sequence ATGAATTTCGCACCGGGGGCGTGGCGGTACGCGATCGTTCCGCTGGCGGCCGCGCCGTTCGCGCTCCTCTACAGCGTCGGAGCGAGCGCCGTCGCGCTCGCGCTCGGCGTCGCGACGCTCGCGTTCTTCCGCGACCCCGAACGGACGCCGCCGCCGACCGGCGTCGTCTCGCCCGCCGACGGCAAGGTCTCGGTCCTCCGGGAGGAGGGCGACCGGGTCCGCCTCGGCGTGTTCATGAACGTCCACAACGTCCACGTCGTCCGCGCGCCGGTCGCCGGCGCCGTCCGCGAGGTCGAACACGCCCCCGGCGGTTACAAGCCGGCGTTCTCGAAGGAATCGGACCGCAACGAGAAACTCCACGTCCGACTCGACGTCGAGGACCCGAACCTGCCGGCGGCCGACGAGGGGGCGGCCGACGACCGCGCGACGGTCACCTTCATCGCGGGCGCGTTCGCCCGCCGCATCCACCCCTACGTCGAGGCCGGCGACGGGGTCGAGCGGGGCGAGCGCGTCGGCCACATCGCCTTCGGCAGCCGCGTCGACGTGCTGTTCCCGCCGACGGTCGACGAGTCGGATCTCGCGGTCGACGTCGGCGAGCGGGTGGCCGCCGGCGAGTCGGTGCTGGTCGAGGCGGGGTCGCGAGCCGGGTTTCGCACCGAGTAG
- a CDS encoding metallophosphoesterase, with translation MTRALVEPVPDAPAAVAATGDERALVVADYHAGYEAGLRYERGVDVPSRAEDRRERLGELVERTRVDRLVVLGDLMHSIGDPGGAERGELEVLFESLPPGLSVTLAKGNHDGRIETWLDGIEVLPGDGGRLGDVGVCHGHTWPSPSVLDAEVVCVGHEHPFVRLEDEVGGTRVEPAWLRGRLDPVAFADRPAYDGLSWLDGGEPPRLVVVPAFNDLVGGTWVNVEGQSFLAPFLPDGLADGEAYLLDGTRLGPFRTV, from the coding sequence GTGACCCGCGCCCTCGTCGAGCCGGTTCCGGACGCGCCCGCGGCCGTCGCCGCGACCGGCGACGAGCGCGCGCTGGTTGTCGCCGACTACCACGCCGGCTACGAGGCGGGGCTCCGCTACGAGCGCGGCGTCGACGTACCGAGCCGGGCCGAGGACAGACGCGAGCGACTGGGAGAACTGGTCGAGCGAACCCGGGTGGACCGGCTCGTCGTCCTCGGCGACCTGATGCACTCGATCGGCGACCCCGGCGGCGCCGAGCGCGGCGAACTGGAGGTGCTGTTCGAGTCGCTCCCTCCGGGGCTGTCGGTGACGCTCGCGAAGGGCAACCACGACGGCCGGATCGAGACGTGGCTCGACGGGATCGAGGTGTTGCCCGGCGACGGGGGCCGGCTCGGCGACGTCGGCGTCTGCCACGGCCACACGTGGCCGTCGCCGTCGGTCCTCGACGCCGAGGTCGTCTGCGTCGGCCACGAGCACCCGTTCGTCCGCCTCGAAGACGAGGTCGGCGGCACGCGGGTCGAACCCGCCTGGCTCCGCGGGCGACTCGACCCCGTCGCGTTCGCGGACCGGCCCGCCTACGACGGGCTGTCGTGGCTCGACGGCGGCGAGCCGCCGCGGCTGGTCGTCGTCCCGGCGTTCAACGACCTCGTCGGGGGGACGTGGGTGAACGTCGAGGGACAGTCGTTCCTCGCGCCGTTCCTGCCCGACGGCCTCGCCGACGGCGAGGCGTACCTGCTCGACGGGACGCGGCTGGGGCCGTTCCGGACGGTCTGA
- a CDS encoding SOUL family heme-binding protein, translating to MARTLRTAAAAAITFAAAWTAWGLYAKASTERVGYTTLRTLDGVEIRRYPSTVLAETTADGEREAFGRLFRYIQGANEADAELAMTAPVRTRPRRIEMTAPVRTTETDEGVTMGFYLPQEVASTSPPTPTDPEVTLAVEEPRTLAVRPFGWYATPARIENYEWDLLDTLAERGLQPAGDPFLLRYDAPYTPPFMRRNEIAVEL from the coding sequence ATGGCTCGCACGCTCAGGACGGCGGCCGCCGCGGCGATCACCTTCGCAGCCGCGTGGACCGCCTGGGGGCTGTACGCCAAGGCGTCGACCGAGCGCGTCGGCTACACCACGCTCCGCACGCTCGACGGCGTCGAGATCAGACGCTACCCGTCGACCGTGCTCGCGGAGACGACCGCCGACGGCGAGCGCGAGGCGTTCGGCCGCCTCTTCCGGTACATCCAGGGCGCCAACGAGGCGGACGCGGAACTCGCGATGACCGCGCCCGTCCGCACCCGGCCGCGGCGGATCGAGATGACCGCGCCCGTCCGCACGACGGAGACCGATGAGGGCGTGACGATGGGGTTCTACCTGCCCCAGGAGGTCGCGTCGACGTCGCCCCCGACGCCGACCGACCCCGAGGTGACCCTCGCGGTCGAGGAGCCCCGGACGCTCGCGGTCCGGCCCTTCGGCTGGTACGCGACGCCCGCCCGGATCGAGAACTACGAGTGGGACCTGCTCGACACCCTCGCCGAGCGCGGGCTCCAGCCCGCGGGCGATCCGTTCCTGCTGCGCTACGACGCCCCGTACACGCCGCCGTTCATGCGCCGCAACGAGATCGCGGTCGAACTTTAA